One part of the Glycine soja cultivar W05 chromosome 11, ASM419377v2, whole genome shotgun sequence genome encodes these proteins:
- the LOC114374564 gene encoding lysine-specific demethylase JMJ30-like isoform X2, with amino-acid sequence MLTNSASGGDAPSRGFDTPTLDLESAALLHAISEHGGYAYVSMAALAANGDIRAAEAACEMAWEQLHSGPWHSVLPVWRDAYSMACLLVARHHYRNGEFRDALRVLDLGIIMGGTLLRKDLDSAIEKISEQTRKTVRVSDLGNSEHRLVDREFDMAEVLQLLPVKSLSNKLVAKKSALSLEKFLKDHYLSGCPVIISDCMAHWPAKMKWNDEDYLLRVAGDRTVPVEVGKNYLCTEWKQELITFSEFLQRIKSDSCSPGGLTYLAQHPLFDQINELRKDIFIPDYCFTGGGELRSLNAWFGPAGTVTPLHHDPHHNILAQVVGKKYIRLYSSSLSEELSPHSGTMLHNSSQVDLDDIDENKFPKVQDLEFVDCILEEGEMLYIPPKWWHYVRSLTTSFSVSFWWSEGESSDAS; translated from the exons ATGTTGACGAACTCCGCATCCGGCGGTGACGCTCCTTCTCGCGGTTTTGATACGCCGACGCTGGACCTTGAATCGGCGGCGCTGCTCCACGCGATCTCCGAGCATGGCGGGTACGCGTACGTGAGCATGGCGGCTCTGGCGGCAAACGGCGACATTCGCGCGGCGGAGGCGGCGTGCGAGATGGCGTGGGAGCAGCTGCACTCGGGGCCGTGGCACTCGGTGCTGCCGGTGTGGCGCGACGCTTACTCCATGGCGTGCCTCCTCGTGGCGCGCCACCACTACCGCAACGGCGAGTTCAGGGACGCGCTTAGGGTTTTGGATTTGGGAATCATCATGGGAGGCACGCTCCTCCGCAAGGATTTGGACTCCGCCATCGAGAAAATTTCCGAACAAACGAGGAAGACCGTTAGGGTTTCTGATTTGGGGAACTCCGAGCACCGACTCGTCGATCGCGAATTTGATATGGCAGAG GTGCTCCAACTTTTACCTGTGAAGTCTCTTTCAAATAAGCTTGTGGCGAAGAAATCGGCACTGTCGCTGGAGAAATTCCTGAAGGATCATTACCTGTCTGGCTGCCCGGTTATTATCAGTGATTGTATGGCTCACTGGCCAGCCAAGATGAAATGGAATGACGAAGATTACTTACTGAGAGTTGCCGGTGACCGCACGGTTCCGGTTGAG GTTGGGAAAAACTATTTATGTACTGAGTGGAAGCAAGAGCTAATTACATTTTCAGAGTTTCTTCAGCGGATAAAGTCCGATAGCTGTTCTCCTGGTGGTCTTACATATCTTGCTCAGCATCCATTATTTGATCAG ATAAATGAGCTTCGGAAAGATATCTTTATTCCTGACTATTGTTTTACTGGTGGAGGGGAGCTACGATCTCTCAATGCTTGGTTTGGTCCAGCAGGAACAGTGACACCGTTACACCATGATCCACATCATAACATACTAGCTCAG GTTGTTGGAAAGAAATACATTAGGCTTTACTCTTCATCTTTGTCTGAGGAACTTTCCCCCCACTCTGGTACCATGCTCCACAATTCCAGCCAG GTTGATTTAGATGACATAGATGAAAACAAGTTTCCGAAGGTGCAAGACTTGGAATTTGTAGACTGTATTTTAGAGGAAGGCGAAATGTTATATATCCCGCCAAAATGGTGGCACTATGTGCGCTCTTTGACTACCAGTTTTTCAGttagcttttggtggagtgagGGTGAAAGTTCGGATGCATCCTAA
- the LOC114374564 gene encoding lysine-specific demethylase JMJ30-like isoform X1 has protein sequence MLTNSASGGDAPSRGFDTPTLDLESAALLHAISEHGGYAYVSMAALAANGDIRAAEAACEMAWEQLHSGPWHSVLPVWRDAYSMACLLVARHHYRNGEFRDALRVLDLGIIMGGTLLRKDLDSAIEKISEQTRKTVRVSDLGNSEHRLVDREFDMAEVLQLLPVKSLSNKLVAKKSALSLEKFLKDHYLSGCPVIISDCMAHWPAKMKWNDEDYLLRVAGDRTVPVELSFQVGKNYLCTEWKQELITFSEFLQRIKSDSCSPGGLTYLAQHPLFDQINELRKDIFIPDYCFTGGGELRSLNAWFGPAGTVTPLHHDPHHNILAQVVGKKYIRLYSSSLSEELSPHSGTMLHNSSQVDLDDIDENKFPKVQDLEFVDCILEEGEMLYIPPKWWHYVRSLTTSFSVSFWWSEGESSDAS, from the exons ATGTTGACGAACTCCGCATCCGGCGGTGACGCTCCTTCTCGCGGTTTTGATACGCCGACGCTGGACCTTGAATCGGCGGCGCTGCTCCACGCGATCTCCGAGCATGGCGGGTACGCGTACGTGAGCATGGCGGCTCTGGCGGCAAACGGCGACATTCGCGCGGCGGAGGCGGCGTGCGAGATGGCGTGGGAGCAGCTGCACTCGGGGCCGTGGCACTCGGTGCTGCCGGTGTGGCGCGACGCTTACTCCATGGCGTGCCTCCTCGTGGCGCGCCACCACTACCGCAACGGCGAGTTCAGGGACGCGCTTAGGGTTTTGGATTTGGGAATCATCATGGGAGGCACGCTCCTCCGCAAGGATTTGGACTCCGCCATCGAGAAAATTTCCGAACAAACGAGGAAGACCGTTAGGGTTTCTGATTTGGGGAACTCCGAGCACCGACTCGTCGATCGCGAATTTGATATGGCAGAG GTGCTCCAACTTTTACCTGTGAAGTCTCTTTCAAATAAGCTTGTGGCGAAGAAATCGGCACTGTCGCTGGAGAAATTCCTGAAGGATCATTACCTGTCTGGCTGCCCGGTTATTATCAGTGATTGTATGGCTCACTGGCCAGCCAAGATGAAATGGAATGACGAAGATTACTTACTGAGAGTTGCCGGTGACCGCACGGTTCCGGTTGAG CTTTCATTCCAGGTTGGGAAAAACTATTTATGTACTGAGTGGAAGCAAGAGCTAATTACATTTTCAGAGTTTCTTCAGCGGATAAAGTCCGATAGCTGTTCTCCTGGTGGTCTTACATATCTTGCTCAGCATCCATTATTTGATCAG ATAAATGAGCTTCGGAAAGATATCTTTATTCCTGACTATTGTTTTACTGGTGGAGGGGAGCTACGATCTCTCAATGCTTGGTTTGGTCCAGCAGGAACAGTGACACCGTTACACCATGATCCACATCATAACATACTAGCTCAG GTTGTTGGAAAGAAATACATTAGGCTTTACTCTTCATCTTTGTCTGAGGAACTTTCCCCCCACTCTGGTACCATGCTCCACAATTCCAGCCAG GTTGATTTAGATGACATAGATGAAAACAAGTTTCCGAAGGTGCAAGACTTGGAATTTGTAGACTGTATTTTAGAGGAAGGCGAAATGTTATATATCCCGCCAAAATGGTGGCACTATGTGCGCTCTTTGACTACCAGTTTTTCAGttagcttttggtggagtgagGGTGAAAGTTCGGATGCATCCTAA
- the LOC114374563 gene encoding IRK-interacting protein-like, with product MAATTATSAQVFKDYKDSNNGNPEITRHEIQAAIAKAVELRALHAALMRGNSPANARFPSPSPASRPVAHFSAQDYPVFTPSYEDDPLVGYNQNSMKSLTVSESWDGSMLEGGNNIDNIVADYKERSSSRKGLYAGFANLESHICPTEDTKSVTGSSANQITVLQTSPPKDYFKCRRRNSMEDFKSVSSCNKCNPATLTSEFENARNSKSSNIVVQVTDSRSSLQSQTKNKGVISWLFPRLKKKHKNENSPNRAESEDVSQVLKDLGIMSIETLKKELVEANENRDMALMEVSEMRNSLGELKQKLEYLESYCKELKKALKQAVQPRDFQLCDQLSSLPQSRKSFEGNGENLMPVSEEVMVEGFLQIVSESRLSVKQFCKTLINHIEETDHSLTENLNFLLQPYKLSLNSKYSKAVLYHFEAFINQSLYQDFENCVFQKNGCSKFLNPQQDRQTQFSSFVALRNLSWNEVLRKGTKYYSEEFSKFCDQKMYCINTSLKWTRPWPEQLLQAFFVAAKCMWLLHLLAFSFNPPLGILRVEENKTFDPQYMEDMCPRSQGPRRVKIMVMPGFYVQDRVLRCKVLCRYKSAA from the exons ATGGCTGCAACAACAGCAACCTCGGCACAggttttcaaagactacaaggACAGCAACAATGGCAACCCTGAAATTACGAGGCATGAAATTCAAGCCGCCATAGCCAAAGCTGTGGAGCTAAGAGCTCTTCATGCGGCTTTAATGCGAGGAAATAGCCCTGCCAATGCTAGATTCCCATCCCCTTCCCCTGCTTCGCGCCCTGTTGCTCACTTCTCTGCTCAAGATTACCCTGTTTTCACTCCT AGCTACGAAGATGATCCACTGGTGGGGTACAATCAAAATTCCATGAAAAGCCTAACAGTATCAGAAAGTTGGGATGGGAGTATGCTAGAAGGAGGAAACAACATAGATAACATCGTAGCAGATTACAAGGAGAGATCAAGTTCAAGGAAGGGACTATATGCTGGTTTTGCCAACCTTGAATCTCACATATGCCCCACGGAAGACACCAAATCTGTGACTGGCTCTAGCGCAAATCAAATTACCGTTCTTCAAACATCGCCACCAAAAGACTACTTCAAGTGTAGGAGGCGAAACAGTATGGAGGATTTCAAGTCTGTATCTTCCTGCAACAAATGTAACCCTGCCACCTTAACTAGTGAATTTGAGAATGCAAGGAACAGCAAGAGCTCCAACATTGTTGTCCAGGTCACAGATTCCCGCTCATCTCTTCAATCACAAACTAAAAACAAGGGGGTGATTTCTTGGTTGTTTCCAAGGTTAAAGAAGAAGCACAAGAATGAGAATTCCCCTAATAGAGCAGAATCTGAGGATGTCTCTCAGGTGCTTAAGGACTTGGGAATAATGTCAATTGAGACACTGAAGAAAGAGCTGGTGGAAGCAAACGAAAACCGAGACATGGCCTTAATGGAAGTTTCTGAGATGAGGAATTCATTGGGGGAACTGAAACAGAAGCTGGAGTACTTGGAGAGTTACTGCAAAGAGCTGAAGAAAGCTTTGAAGCAAGCCGTGCAGCCAAGGGATTTTCAACTTTGTGACCAACTAAGTAGTCTTCCTCAGAGTAGGAAATCATTTGAAGGGAATGGAGAAAATTTGATGCCCGTGAGTGAAGAAGTAATGGTTGAGGGATTCTTGCAGATAGTATCAGAGTCTAGATTATCAGTGAAGCAGTTCTGTAAGACCCTTATAAACCACATTGAAGAAACTGATCATTCTTTGACAGAAAACTTGAATTTTCTTCTCCAACCATATAAGCTGTCACTGAATTCCAAGTACTCAAAGGCAGTTCTATACCATTTTGAAGCTTTTATAAACCAGTCTCTCTACCAAGACTTTGAGAATtgtgttttccaaaagaacggtTGCTCAAAATTCCTTAACCCGCAGCAGGATCGTCAAACACAATTCTCCTCATTCGTTGCCCTTAGGAATTTGAGCTGGAACGAGGTACTGAGAAAGGGAACAAAATATTACAGTGAAGAGTTTAGCAAGTTCTGTGACCAGAAAATGTATTGTATCAACACTAGTCTGAAATGGACAAGGCCTTGGCCTGAACAGCTCCTTCAAGCTTTCTTTGTGGCTGCAAAATGCATGTGGCTGCTACATTTGCTTGCGTTTTCTTTCAAtccaccgttgggaattttaaGGGTCGAAGAGAATAAAACCTTTGATCCTCAATACATGGAAGATATGTGTCCGAGGTCACAAGGTCCAAGAAGAGTTAAGATCATGGTGATGCCAGGGTTTTATGTTCAGGATAGGGTCTTGAGGTGTAAAGTTCTCTGCAGGTACAAATCTGCGGCCTAG